Proteins encoded within one genomic window of Novipirellula galeiformis:
- a CDS encoding 2-oxoglutarate dehydrogenase E1 component, with the protein MNSYSLDYIDDLYVQYVRDPSSVSDTWRQYFEQFLVVTNKSSFKKNGDLTSGESTADRVAEPRDRRGSTGDEATDQSIWMSRIQDRVNQLVREYRVRGHLVAKLDPLGILKSDSPELSPELYGISDQDLQRPLDSSALENVSGGTLHAILAKLQNTYCRSIGAQFMHIDNRNIRDWLQKRMESTENHLELSHQVQRRIYARLADASIFEEFVRRKFVGAKTFSLEGAESLIPMLDLALEKAGQHQVKEVVMGMAHRGRLNVMANILKKRAMNIFWSFDDPDPELSRGGGDVRYHLGYSSDWVTATGEKIHISLCFNPSHLEYVNTVALGRCRCKQDHRKDTKRQEVMTILIHGDAAFAGEGIVQETLNLSELEGYRTGGTLHIVINNQVGFTTEPRQGRSTTYATDIAKMLQIPIFHVNGEDPEAVAQVVSLAMDFRKEFHRDVVIDLYAYRRWGHNEGDEPRFTQPRMYTEIDRRASVREQYLNRLIEIGEISEEEGKEIQQKRTEKLESEFEASKNEPFVPDTQTLAANWSEYFGGVEPAETTDTRFDQARLSEILDSLTRLPEGFAANKKLKRPMALRREMAQGKKPLDWASAEAAAFATLLVEGHPIRMTGQDVQRGTFSHRHAVLHDTKTGETYTPLEHLSADQASVELYNSPLSEAGVLGFEYGYSLDRPDGLCAWEAQFGDFWNCAQVIVDQFIASAEDKWNRLSGLVMLLPHGFEGQGPEHCSARIERFLAMSAEHNIQVCQPTTPAQLFHLLRRQVLRKWRKPLILLSPKSLLRHPLVVSPLEEVASGQFHKILTDEKTPLASCKQLLMCTGKIYYDLLEAREKRELQDVAIIRVEQLYPLSSDELTLAIDGLAPGTDIRWVQDEPTNMGAWPYIKLNFGDMLAEKYKFSVVSRDESASPSTGSMAAHKIEQAELLDAAFAAR; encoded by the coding sequence ATGAACAGCTATAGCTTGGACTACATCGACGACTTGTATGTCCAGTACGTTCGGGACCCTTCCAGCGTCTCGGATACTTGGCGTCAATATTTTGAACAATTTCTTGTTGTCACGAACAAGAGTTCGTTCAAAAAGAACGGAGACCTCACTTCGGGCGAGAGCACCGCGGACCGCGTGGCTGAACCTCGCGATCGTCGTGGGTCGACCGGGGATGAAGCGACCGATCAATCCATTTGGATGTCGCGGATCCAAGACCGGGTCAATCAACTCGTCCGCGAATACCGCGTCCGCGGTCACTTGGTCGCGAAACTCGACCCGTTGGGGATCTTGAAATCCGACTCTCCAGAACTGAGCCCTGAGCTCTACGGCATTTCGGACCAAGACCTACAGCGTCCGCTCGATAGCAGTGCGTTGGAGAATGTCAGCGGCGGCACGTTGCATGCGATCCTAGCGAAGCTGCAAAACACCTATTGCCGCAGCATCGGTGCCCAATTCATGCACATCGACAATCGCAACATTCGCGATTGGCTGCAGAAACGGATGGAGTCGACTGAAAATCACCTCGAATTGTCTCATCAAGTCCAGCGTCGAATCTACGCTCGACTCGCCGATGCATCGATTTTCGAGGAATTCGTGCGGCGGAAATTCGTCGGTGCGAAAACGTTCTCGCTCGAAGGCGCCGAAAGCTTGATCCCGATGCTCGATTTGGCGCTTGAAAAAGCTGGCCAGCATCAGGTCAAGGAAGTCGTCATGGGAATGGCTCATCGCGGCCGTTTGAACGTGATGGCGAACATCCTGAAAAAACGTGCGATGAACATTTTCTGGTCGTTCGACGACCCTGATCCCGAACTCAGCCGCGGCGGAGGGGACGTTCGCTATCACCTTGGATACAGCAGCGATTGGGTCACCGCCACGGGCGAGAAAATCCACATCTCGCTGTGCTTCAACCCTAGCCATCTCGAATACGTCAACACCGTCGCCCTGGGACGATGCCGATGTAAACAAGACCATCGCAAAGACACCAAACGCCAAGAGGTCATGACGATCCTGATCCACGGCGATGCTGCGTTTGCGGGCGAAGGCATTGTCCAGGAAACCCTCAACCTCAGCGAACTCGAGGGCTACCGCACCGGCGGAACGCTTCACATCGTCATCAACAACCAAGTCGGCTTTACCACCGAACCTCGCCAAGGACGCAGCACCACCTACGCGACCGATATCGCAAAGATGCTGCAAATCCCGATCTTCCACGTTAACGGCGAAGACCCCGAAGCGGTTGCCCAAGTGGTCTCACTCGCGATGGATTTCCGCAAAGAATTCCACCGCGATGTCGTGATCGATCTGTATGCCTACCGTCGCTGGGGACACAACGAAGGGGACGAACCCCGGTTCACTCAACCGCGGATGTACACCGAAATTGATCGCCGCGCGAGCGTCCGCGAACAATACCTCAATCGTTTGATCGAAATTGGTGAGATCAGCGAGGAAGAGGGCAAAGAGATTCAACAAAAGCGAACCGAGAAACTCGAAAGCGAGTTCGAAGCGAGCAAGAACGAACCCTTTGTTCCGGACACCCAAACGCTCGCCGCGAATTGGTCCGAGTACTTTGGTGGCGTCGAACCAGCCGAAACCACCGACACCCGCTTCGATCAAGCGCGGCTAAGCGAAATCCTTGACTCGCTAACCCGCCTTCCCGAAGGATTTGCGGCAAACAAGAAGCTGAAACGCCCGATGGCCTTGCGCCGCGAGATGGCGCAAGGCAAAAAACCGCTCGATTGGGCGAGTGCCGAAGCCGCCGCGTTTGCCACCCTCTTGGTCGAAGGGCACCCGATCCGCATGACCGGCCAAGATGTCCAGCGAGGAACCTTTAGCCATCGGCACGCCGTTCTTCACGACACCAAGACGGGCGAAACGTACACGCCACTGGAACACCTCAGCGCCGATCAAGCTAGCGTTGAACTCTACAACAGCCCGCTTAGCGAAGCCGGCGTACTAGGGTTCGAATACGGCTACTCCCTCGATCGCCCCGATGGATTGTGTGCATGGGAAGCACAGTTCGGTGACTTCTGGAACTGTGCCCAAGTCATCGTCGACCAATTCATCGCCAGTGCCGAGGACAAATGGAATCGGCTCAGCGGTCTGGTGATGCTGCTCCCGCACGGCTTCGAAGGGCAAGGGCCCGAGCATTGCAGCGCGCGAATCGAACGCTTCCTTGCCATGAGCGCGGAGCACAACATCCAAGTTTGCCAACCAACGACTCCGGCGCAACTCTTTCACCTGCTGCGTCGGCAAGTGCTTCGCAAGTGGCGCAAGCCGTTGATCCTGTTGTCACCCAAAAGCCTCCTTCGTCACCCGCTCGTCGTCAGCCCGTTGGAAGAAGTGGCCAGTGGCCAATTTCATAAAATCCTCACCGACGAGAAAACGCCGCTGGCAAGCTGCAAGCAATTGCTGATGTGCACCGGAAAGATCTACTACGATCTTCTCGAAGCACGCGAAAAACGCGAGCTTCAAGACGTTGCGATCATCCGGGTTGAACAACTCTACCCGCTTTCTTCGGACGAACTGACGTTGGCAATCGACGGTCTCGCTCCCGGCACCGACATTCGCTGGGTCCAAGACGAGCCGACGAACATGGGCGCTTGGCCCTACATCAAACTGAACTTCGGGGACATGCTGGCCGAGAAGTACAAGTTTTCG
- a CDS encoding ABC-F family ATP-binding cassette domain-containing protein — MAVLLQLREAHKRFGDQIVLEGADVSLVDDVKVGFIGRNGAGKSTLMRVLLGEEELERGEIITHPTLRIGYLRQHDPFQAGESALDFLMRDSGQPEWRCGEVAGEFELKGAYLEGPVKALSGGWQTRVKLAALLLHDPNLLMLDEPTNFLDLRTQILLEHFLRAFNKAALIVSHDREFLKATCSQTLELSRGKLTMYTGKIDAYLEYREERREHDRRVNATVIAKQKQLQRFIEKNRANASTASQAKSKAKQLERLQTTEIERDEPTVHMRAPRVDPKQGTVFRCTELAIGYPDHTVADGITLEIEHGQRAAIVGDNGQGKTTLLRTLVNSLDPVAGQMKWGHGVEIGTYAQHVYTSLDERMTVIEHLEYNSLPGTTRQELLAMAGALLFRDDQIQKKVKVLSGGERARLCMAGLLLSNSNVLVLDEPGNHLDVETVEALAGALELYQGTVVFTSHDRHFMRRVATCVIEVRDGSVKNHFGDYDSYLAAIEKEVDDSEVARGKTPAAKSDKPGKVSGESQRQGQRDQRKAEKERKNVEKKIAKLDDEKRALNADLLTETDPDTAVKLHAQIQALEVELSEAEERWVELSADQEW, encoded by the coding sequence ATGGCTGTACTGCTCCAACTCCGTGAAGCTCACAAACGATTTGGCGATCAAATCGTCCTTGAGGGGGCCGATGTCTCCTTGGTGGATGATGTGAAGGTCGGTTTTATCGGCAGAAATGGGGCGGGGAAATCGACCCTGATGCGAGTTTTGCTTGGCGAAGAAGAGCTCGAGCGAGGTGAGATTATCACCCACCCCACGCTCCGGATCGGCTACCTCCGCCAACATGATCCTTTTCAAGCCGGTGAATCCGCTCTCGATTTCTTAATGCGAGACAGCGGTCAGCCCGAGTGGCGGTGTGGCGAAGTCGCGGGCGAGTTTGAGCTCAAAGGAGCTTATCTGGAGGGGCCCGTGAAAGCGTTGTCGGGGGGGTGGCAAACCCGAGTGAAGTTGGCGGCCCTGCTGCTACATGATCCGAATTTGTTGATGCTCGATGAGCCGACGAACTTCTTGGATCTTCGCACCCAGATTCTGCTTGAGCACTTTTTGCGTGCGTTTAATAAGGCGGCTTTGATCGTCAGCCACGATCGCGAATTCCTGAAAGCCACCTGCTCGCAAACCCTCGAGCTTTCGCGTGGCAAGTTGACGATGTACACCGGCAAAATTGACGCCTACCTCGAGTATCGCGAGGAGCGTCGCGAGCACGACCGCCGCGTCAATGCCACCGTGATCGCAAAACAAAAGCAATTGCAACGCTTTATTGAGAAGAACCGTGCCAATGCGTCGACCGCCAGCCAAGCAAAGAGCAAGGCGAAGCAACTCGAACGGTTGCAGACCACCGAGATCGAACGCGATGAACCCACCGTGCACATGCGAGCCCCTCGGGTCGATCCCAAGCAAGGTACCGTGTTCCGCTGCACCGAGTTGGCGATCGGGTATCCCGATCACACCGTTGCGGACGGCATCACACTCGAAATCGAGCATGGGCAACGTGCGGCGATCGTTGGGGATAACGGGCAAGGCAAAACGACGCTGCTGCGTACCCTCGTGAACTCGCTCGATCCTGTGGCAGGGCAGATGAAGTGGGGGCATGGCGTCGAGATTGGTACCTACGCGCAACACGTTTACACGAGTTTAGACGAGCGGATGACCGTCATCGAGCATCTCGAATACAACTCGCTTCCGGGCACCACGCGACAAGAATTGTTGGCGATGGCCGGCGCGCTGTTGTTCCGCGATGATCAGATTCAAAAGAAGGTCAAAGTGCTCAGCGGGGGCGAGCGTGCGAGGCTCTGTATGGCCGGATTGCTGCTTAGTAACTCGAACGTTCTGGTGCTCGATGAGCCGGGGAACCACTTGGACGTGGAGACCGTCGAGGCGCTGGCCGGCGCGCTCGAGCTCTATCAAGGAACGGTTGTTTTCACCAGCCATGATCGTCACTTCATGCGACGCGTGGCGACTTGTGTGATCGAAGTGCGAGACGGCAGTGTGAAGAATCACTTTGGTGACTACGACAGCTACCTTGCTGCGATCGAAAAGGAGGTCGACGACAGTGAAGTGGCTCGTGGTAAAACTCCCGCGGCAAAGTCCGATAAGCCAGGAAAGGTCTCCGGCGAGAGTCAACGCCAAGGCCAACGCGATCAACGCAAAGCCGAGAAGGAACGGAAGAACGTCGAGAAGAAGATCGCTAAGTTGGATGACGAAAAGCGAGCGCTTAACGCCGACCTGTTGACCGAAACGGACCCCGATACCGCCGTCAAGCTGCATGCTCAGATCCAGGCGCTCGAGGTCGAGCTTTCCGAAGCCGAAGAACGCTGGGTCGAGCTCAGCGCCGATCAAGAGTGGTAG
- a CDS encoding transporter produces MLLRFALVCCSLASSACLATADNFDRRALADKHAPAGIMGDHLHGKGEWMVEYKYMNMYMEDNRIGENTVSDATSLGTAVPVGPPGPGITIDGVTTNRGATPTQMTMEMHMAHIMYGASDDVTLYTMAMLPSMTMDHTRANGTDFTTHNSGFGDMGFGALLRLYSDENEDWIFNLGCSVPTGDIYRETSTPTGSPTAFPYPMRLGSGTFNARPGLTYKRYSDWYSWGAQFQTDLPIGKNYRGYSVGDEFRFNSWTSVLLTDNISVSLRGEHLWRTEYDGHDPAANGTLISTNVEQFRGGYWYNLGLGAQYLRNGHYFNTEIVPTIGQDLNGIQLETDFAFIASWSKSF; encoded by the coding sequence ATGTTGCTGCGATTCGCTCTCGTTTGTTGTTCGTTGGCTAGCTCCGCTTGCTTGGCGACCGCTGACAATTTTGACCGTCGTGCGCTTGCTGATAAACATGCTCCGGCGGGCATCATGGGGGACCATCTCCATGGCAAGGGCGAATGGATGGTTGAGTACAAGTACATGAATATGTACATGGAAGACAACCGAATTGGTGAAAATACCGTTTCGGATGCGACGTCCCTCGGGACCGCGGTGCCCGTCGGACCGCCTGGGCCTGGGATCACGATTGATGGAGTGACCACCAATCGGGGCGCGACTCCGACCCAAATGACGATGGAAATGCACATGGCGCACATCATGTACGGGGCATCGGATGATGTCACGCTGTACACGATGGCGATGTTGCCGAGTATGACGATGGATCACACGCGGGCAAACGGTACCGATTTTACCACTCATAACAGTGGCTTTGGCGACATGGGCTTCGGAGCCCTGCTTCGGCTGTACAGTGATGAAAATGAAGATTGGATCTTCAACCTCGGGTGCTCGGTTCCGACAGGAGACATTTACCGCGAAACCTCCACGCCGACGGGATCCCCGACCGCGTTTCCCTACCCCATGCGGTTAGGGAGCGGGACGTTCAATGCTCGTCCTGGATTGACCTACAAACGCTACAGTGATTGGTACAGCTGGGGAGCCCAGTTTCAAACCGACCTGCCGATTGGAAAGAATTATCGCGGCTACAGCGTGGGGGATGAGTTCCGTTTCAATAGTTGGACGAGTGTGTTGTTGACCGACAACATTTCGGTTTCCTTGCGTGGTGAGCATCTTTGGCGTACCGAGTACGACGGTCATGACCCCGCCGCCAATGGCACTCTGATCAGCACCAATGTGGAACAGTTCCGTGGTGGCTATTGGTACAACCTCGGTTTGGGGGCTCAGTACCTCCGCAACGGTCATTACTTCAACACTGAAATCGTGCCCACCATTGGCCAGGACCTCAACGGCATCCAATTGGAAACCGACTTCGCCTTCATCGCAAGTTGGTCCAAGTCGTTCTAG
- the dusB gene encoding tRNA dihydrouridine synthase DusB, protein MISPLKIGDLVIDPPILQAPMAGFTNAAFRQIVRDFGGAGLLATEMVNARGFVWMDENEAEHPDRLWGVAEEPRPLAVQIWDNDPATMAKVGKRLVEEYQVSIVDINFGCPVRQVTQKAHSGSYLLRDPRRMFDIISQLVEACSPTPVTAKIRLGCTRDNVNCNEVAKVVEEAGAAALTVHGRTAQDMFRGNADWETISEIKSRLKSIPLIGNGDLDSAEKVVAAFEKYNVDGVMIARACLGRPWLFAQAAAALRGEPIPAEPTMSEQREVMLKHYRLVVSRFGEEKGTVLMRKYACCYAQGKPGARHFRSGVARVATTEEFYQIVDEHFPIEAATN, encoded by the coding sequence ATGATTTCTCCGCTAAAAATCGGCGACCTTGTCATCGATCCGCCGATCCTGCAGGCTCCGATGGCGGGGTTTACCAACGCCGCCTTTCGCCAAATCGTGCGTGATTTTGGTGGGGCGGGGTTGCTGGCCACCGAGATGGTCAACGCCCGTGGCTTCGTTTGGATGGATGAAAACGAGGCGGAGCACCCTGACCGATTGTGGGGAGTGGCCGAGGAGCCACGTCCCTTGGCGGTCCAGATCTGGGACAACGATCCGGCCACGATGGCGAAGGTGGGCAAGCGGTTGGTCGAAGAGTACCAGGTCAGTATCGTCGACATCAACTTCGGCTGTCCGGTTCGCCAGGTAACTCAAAAGGCCCACAGCGGAAGTTATCTGCTGCGTGACCCTCGCCGAATGTTTGACATCATCAGCCAATTGGTCGAGGCTTGTAGCCCTACTCCCGTTACTGCCAAGATTCGTCTCGGATGCACTCGCGACAACGTGAACTGTAACGAGGTGGCAAAGGTGGTCGAGGAAGCGGGGGCCGCGGCGCTGACGGTCCATGGTCGCACCGCTCAAGACATGTTTCGTGGCAACGCCGATTGGGAGACGATCAGCGAAATCAAAAGTCGTCTGAAGTCGATTCCGCTAATCGGCAACGGTGATCTTGATTCGGCTGAAAAGGTGGTCGCCGCCTTTGAAAAATACAACGTGGATGGCGTGATGATCGCCCGCGCTTGCCTCGGACGACCATGGTTGTTTGCGCAAGCCGCTGCGGCGCTGCGTGGCGAACCGATTCCCGCCGAACCGACGATGTCCGAGCAACGCGAGGTGATGCTGAAGCACTACCGCTTGGTGGTCAGCCGGTTTGGCGAAGAGAAAGGCACGGTGCTGATGCGCAAGTACGCTTGTTGCTATGCCCAAGGTAAACCGGGGGCGCGTCATTTCCGCTCGGGCGTTGCCCGCGTTGCTACGACGGAAGAATTCTACCAAATCGTCGATGAGCACTTTCCGATCGAGGCCGCGACGAATTAG